One stretch of Pomacea canaliculata isolate SZHN2017 linkage group LG11, ASM307304v1, whole genome shotgun sequence DNA includes these proteins:
- the LOC112574801 gene encoding uncharacterized protein LOC112574801 — MSALHIDTSSSEPASLKKILQKYGAAVEIDTKIVQAKIHGNSTQIEKTIKFFRKKMNYKGPVSEQDFWIQWVQETFPDFHSGPCFLPPLYFSRVPTTRHSFAGQPLSVLWPASDQAGQPDQSVKIPRTVPQPPKVQDSDVKDDAAMNHVLTSLKNMFQQKKEVLVLMSNLHFKDYLTERSSTANKDQPYIPIKKREVDMLLIHRDYGFFVFEVKAFGEKVFKLNKLTKDTIKIRLVKAVEQLNCATDNLKDVSWDITPNIRVRKTIILPNLTASQVQATILGDHDLLTCLSECLETESSNPEDIASLCLCSDQLSDDNNLEDWWRRQVAGAGTDSQMTHLGYTVLTARFCGPATAVTVPCASSPRIGVKTLGQAVKCTGVCYSEIGLFPEQTNLLSTRPPRLFVTGPPGTGKTVVLLLMGTEWLHRREKVYIVSTWKKSLPVCIMLKHHLIQYTVVENQLNLLQYDFEKKEMSRAVNELSQLAKGGILYVIADEAGPDKSGKEGGFKTFCKMLLKKVPQIHLWAASCYNRHVPNGWGEQGFNRPLRSPPVVRREVQKDRAFTRDRSVKEYGNRGVPEFTDGPAVKRISHKKHSCRPAINCVECGDMVVSFLQNDLRVGVPVFTDSEEAASYDLMWRDVLVVYKTTVSDKLGIVKAMRKAKIPLRLLMDDMEEMKDMVTAKDDVVWVTHEDLIRGLERKVVVCVEVCDNWSKKAKLAGYKRLHSQSRCTAQLVIVCN, encoded by the exons ATGTCTGCTCTGCACATTGATAcaa gtTCCTCGGAACCAGCATCCCTGAAAAAGATTCTACAGAAGTATGGAGCCGCTGTAGAGATCGACACTAAGATTGTGCAGGCAAAGATACATGGCAATTCAACTCAGATTGAGAAAACAATCAAATTCTTTCGGAAGAAAATGAATTATAAG GGTCCAGTCTCAGAGCAAGATTTCTGGATACAGTGGGTCCAGGAAACGTTCCCTGATTTTCACTCAGGACCCTGCTTTTTACCTCCTCTCTACTTCAGCCGCGTGCCGACGACCAGACATTCATTTGCCGGTCAGCCTTTATCCGTCCTTTGGCCAGCATCTGACCAGGCTGGTCAACCTGACCAATCCGTGAAGATTCCACGCACCGTTCCTCAGCCTCCCAAagttcaggacagtgacgtTAAGGACGATGCAGCCATGAATCATGTTCTGACCAGCTTGAAGAACATgtttcaacaaaagaaagaagttttagtTTTAATGAGTAATCTCCACTTTAAAGATTACCTTACTGAGCGATCTTCCACTGCTAATAAGGACCAGCCTTACATTCCCATAAAAAAACGAGAGGTTGATATGCTTCTTATTCATCGAGATtatggattttttgtttttgaggttAAGGCATTTGGGGAGAAAGTAttcaaattaaacaaattaacaaaggATACCATCAAAATAAGACTTGTCAAGGCCGTTGAACAGTTAAACTGCGCAACTGACAATTTAAAGGATGTGAGTTGGGACATCACTCCCAACATTCGTGTCAGAAAGACGATTATTCTTCCTAACCTCACGGCCAGTCAGGTACAGGCGACCATCTTAGGAGATCACGATTTGTTGACA tgcCTTAGTGAGTGTCTGGAGACGGAATCATCGAACCCGGAGGACATCGCGAGTCTTTGTCTGTGCTCTGACCAGTTGTCTGACGACAACAATCTAGAGGACTGGTGGAGGCGACAAGTGGCTGGGGCGGGGACGGACAGTCAGATGACGCATCTTGGGTACACAGTGCTGACAGCCAG ATTCTGCGGACCGGCGACAGCAGTGACTGTACCATGTGCATCTTCTCCACGAATtggtgtcaagaccctgggtcaggccgtgaaGTGTACAGGAGTTTGTTACTCTGAGATCGGTCTTTTTCCGGAGCAAACCAATCTGCTCAGTACGCGTCCTCCCAGACTCTTTGTAACAGGACCACCAGGTACAGGTAAAACCGTGGTGCTGCTCCTGATGGGCACAGAATGGTTGCATCGGAGAGAAAAGGTTTATATTGTTAGTACATggaaaaaaagtcttccagTCTGCATCATGCTGAAACACCATCTCATCCAATATACTGTAGTGGAAAATCAACTCAACCTCCTACAGTAtgactttgaaaagaaagagatgagcAGAGCAGTGAACGAATTGTCGCAGCTGGCAAAAGGAGGAAtattgtacgtcatcgctgatgaagcggGCCCTGACAA GTCAGGTAAAGAGGGAGGATTCAAAACGTTCTGCAAAATGCTGCTAAAGAAAGTTCCCCAGatccatctttgggcggcaagttgttacaaCAGACATGTGCCAAATGGATGGGGAGAACAAGGATTTAACAGACCCCTCCGTTCTCCTCCAGTCGTACGAAGAGAGGTGCAGAAGGACAGGGCGTTCACCCGTGACCGAAGTGTCAAAGAGTACGGTAACCGCGGTGTACCCGAGTTTACAGATGGTCCGGCTGTGAAGAGAATTTCCCACAAGAAACATTCTTGTAGACCTGCAATAAATTGTGTCGAGTGCGGTGATATGGTCGTCTCTTTCCTTCAGAATGATCTCCGTGTTGGCGTCCCTG TGTTTACAGATAGTGAGGAAGCAGCATCGTATGATCTAATGTGGCGAGACGTGCTGGTGGTGTACAAGACAACAGTGAGTGACAAGCTTGGTATTGTCAAAGCTATGAGAAAAGCAAAAATTCCACTGCGACTGCTGATGGATGACatggaagaaatgaaagacatgGTCACGGCAAAGGATGACGTGGTGTGGGTTACACATGAAGATTTGATTCGTgggctggagagaaaagttgtcgtgtgtgtggaggtgtgtgATAATTGGTCAAAGAAAGCCAAATTAGCTGGTTATAAGAGACTTCACAGCCAATCCCGCTGTACAGCACAGCTAGTTATTGTTTGTAACTAG